In Nostoc edaphicum CCNP1411, the sequence GGTAGACGAGGTTTAATTTATTTATGGTAAAAGACCCATTCTTTGCTCAAAGTAAGCGAATTTATGACTGGGATAATTACAAATTATTCGTCCATCTCTTTTAACGTAGCTAATGCTGACGGAGATAAACGACTCAAATAGCGGAATATCCAGTATTTAAAAATAGTGTTTAAAATCACGGGAAATGTAGCAATAAAGAAAAATATTACATTTCTACTGGTTGGCAGACCTAAATGTTCTGAGAATCCTGCAAGCAAGACTTCCCACCCCTCTGGTGAGTGAAATCCTACAAATATATCTGTAACTAGAATAATCAAAAAAGCCTTAGCGCTATCGCTAAGACCATAGACAATGGTATCCAGAAAAGATTTGAACATCACAATTTCTCTTTTGCTCAGAGCGACAACTATACCAAAAGAAAATAATGATATTAAATCAGCAAAAACATTACTAATACTACTATTACTTTTCCTGCGGAATTCTTCAGATATTCCAACTGCTTTATTTTTAATTTTTTCTTGTATTATCTCTGAATAAAGTGGTGGAGCTTGATTAAGCAAATATTCAAATCTAAGTTCTTCTTGAAAAATATGTAAATCATGGAGAGCTTTTTTTTCCATGTCAGAATTGATGAAAATTTGAGTTGTATTATCTCCTCTAATTTTTTCTAATATTGGAGTTACTAAAAATTGCTTAGATAAATATTGAGTTAAAAGCGGTACAATAATAAGAGTTATCAAAAATCTCAAGGCAATTATTGTTCTGTTTCTAGAAACTCTATAATTCCTGATAAATTCTTCTTCTGAGCGCGGTGCAAAATCTGACTTAACTCTATTAAATGCTTTGCTTATAGACCTCTGAAACACTCTAGTATTTTCAGATTGAGGCGTTGCTTTAACATCACTTGTATTAGATAAGTCTGGCTGTTTGTTAATTTCGAGATGGTTAAGTTGTGGGGATTGAGAAGTTGGTGTTAATGCGCTGTTACTAATTATTTCATCCTTGATTGCGTACTTTTCGACAACTTCATCAATGTCCTTTAGTGTTTCTAACAAAACAGAGTTAGAAATATTGATAATCCCCCGACTCATCTGGAATTCTGCAAGTCTGATCTTGATAATAGTTAAATTTTTATCGAGGTATACTTGCCAATATGACATGACATTCTCAGTATACTTTACTGACTCTGAAGATATTTTTTTGTTATCAAAATGTTCGATCTCGATGTTTTTAATTCTCTGAGCTGCCTGTTGAGCTTCTAATAGTGCCCTTTCTGGTGTATCTAAAAACCAATGTTTAAGCGATCGCAAGTATCTTTTGAGTCTTTGGCGGAATAATGCTGGTGTTTTTGCA encodes:
- a CDS encoding proton extrusion protein PcxA is translated as MKNSFAKTPALFRQRLKRYLRSLKHWFLDTPERALLEAQQAAQRIKNIEIEHFDNKKISSESVKYTENVMSYWQVYLDKNLTIIKIRLAEFQMSRGIINISNSVLLETLKDIDEVVEKYAIKDEIISNSALTPTSQSPQLNHLEINKQPDLSNTSDVKATPQSENTRVFQRSISKAFNRVKSDFAPRSEEEFIRNYRVSRNRTIIALRFLITLIIVPLLTQYLSKQFLVTPILEKIRGDNTTQIFINSDMEKKALHDLHIFQEELRFEYLLNQAPPLYSEIIQEKIKNKAVGISEEFRRKSNSSISNVFADLISLFSFGIVVALSKREIVMFKSFLDTIVYGLSDSAKAFLIILVTDIFVGFHSPEGWEVLLAGFSEHLGLPTSRNVIFFFIATFPVILNTIFKYWIFRYLSRLSPSALATLKEMDE